In Aureibaculum algae, the following are encoded in one genomic region:
- the ablB gene encoding putative beta-lysine N-acetyltransferase, translating into MKINRMNFDILEEIEGTLIHHGPVNNRVYFMDFKYNDFDKIITNVNRLANKKKYDKIIGKVPESGLQQFLVKGFKVEAKIPNLFKDATGYFISEYLNKKREYCSLNTVKIIESVKKIALAATLDNQNESLPLAYDLRKLKSKDLERLSDLNKLSFKTYAFPICEIEYLKECLQNNYEFYGAYKDSKLVISAMVKIDKKESNAEVIDFAIHPNYRGQNLSFYVMNKIKEAIIEKGLNTLYAMVRSTSYGLNITFAKQGFIPGGTLINNTLVENSLENMNVWYLNLNK; encoded by the coding sequence ATGAAAATAAATAGAATGAATTTTGATATTCTCGAAGAAATTGAAGGAACACTTATCCATCATGGTCCAGTAAATAACAGGGTTTACTTTATGGATTTTAAATATAATGATTTTGATAAAATCATTACGAATGTAAACCGATTAGCAAATAAGAAGAAGTACGATAAAATTATTGGCAAGGTACCAGAAAGTGGATTACAACAATTTCTAGTGAAGGGTTTTAAGGTTGAGGCAAAAATTCCAAATTTATTTAAAGATGCTACAGGATACTTTATTTCTGAATATTTGAATAAAAAGCGAGAATATTGCAGTCTGAATACAGTGAAAATAATTGAATCCGTAAAAAAAATTGCGTTAGCAGCTACTTTAGATAATCAAAATGAGAGCTTGCCTTTAGCATATGATTTAAGAAAATTGAAATCAAAAGATTTAGAAAGATTGAGTGATTTAAATAAATTATCTTTTAAAACCTATGCTTTTCCTATATGTGAAATAGAATATCTTAAAGAATGTTTACAAAATAATTATGAGTTTTATGGAGCTTATAAAGACTCAAAATTAGTGATTTCTGCTATGGTGAAAATTGATAAGAAAGAATCTAATGCAGAAGTTATTGATTTTGCCATACACCCTAATTATAGAGGGCAAAATTTATCGTTTTATGTCATGAACAAAATAAAAGAAGCGATTATTGAAAAAGGATTAAATACATTATATGCTATGGTAAGATCAACTTCTTATGGATTGAACATAACTTTTGCAAAACAAGGTTTTATTCCGGGAGGTACATTAATTAACAATACGTTGGTAGAAAACTCCCTTGAAAATATGAATGTTTGGTATTTAAATTTAAATAAATAA
- a CDS encoding SAM-dependent methyltransferase, with amino-acid sequence MKEKQEWFKDWFDTTYYHILYQDRNDDEAQNFMKHLISFLELEKNSKILDLPCGRGRHSVFLNQLGFDVIGADLSENSIAFAKQFENETLHFKIHDMRDSFETKFDAIFNLFTSFGYFDDAETNIQVLKNLKNGLKENGLLVIDFLNVDYVKKHIVYTESVSRNDIDFNISRTVDGNAIIKDIRFFADGRDHHYTEKIKFLPLETLKEYFKTAGLHLKHTFGSYALEDFNVDKSSRLILLLE; translated from the coding sequence ATGAAAGAAAAACAGGAGTGGTTTAAAGATTGGTTTGACACAACGTATTATCATATTTTGTATCAAGATCGAAATGATGATGAAGCACAAAACTTTATGAAACATCTCATTTCTTTTTTAGAATTAGAAAAGAACAGCAAAATTTTAGATTTACCTTGCGGTAGAGGAAGACATTCTGTTTTTTTAAATCAATTGGGTTTTGATGTAATTGGTGCTGACCTTTCAGAAAACAGTATTGCTTTTGCAAAACAGTTTGAAAATGAAACATTACATTTTAAGATTCACGATATGCGTGATTCTTTTGAAACGAAATTTGATGCTATTTTTAACTTATTTACAAGTTTTGGATATTTTGATGATGCCGAAACTAATATTCAAGTATTAAAGAATTTAAAAAACGGATTAAAAGAAAATGGCTTGTTGGTTATTGATTTTTTAAATGTTGATTATGTCAAAAAACACATAGTATATACGGAATCTGTGTCTAGAAACGATATTGATTTTAATATTAGTAGAACTGTTGATGGCAATGCCATTATAAAAGATATTCGTTTTTTTGCTGATGGTAGAGATCATCATTACACGGAGAAAATCAAATTTTTACCTCTTGAAACATTAAAGGAATACTTTAAAACTGCTGGTTTACATTTAAAACACACTTTTGGGTCGTATGCTCTTGAAGATTTTAATGTTGATAAATCTAGTCGCTTAATACTTCTATTAGAATGA